From the genome of Psychrilyobacter atlanticus DSM 19335, one region includes:
- a CDS encoding aldo/keto reductase yields MKYNKIKNIDKEISLLGFGCWALSKHGWKDVNQEEAIKTLEKSIELGINFFDTAPIYGFGKSEEILGDVTKSIRKDLVIASKFGLRWNEWGHVTHDISRDSILFEIEATLKRLKTDYLDLYQVHHLDKKTSLETVFETLNELKEQNIIKGVGVSNFKLEDLKQASNICDISSIQNQYNMLQTNDEKDILPFCQNNDIGYISYSTLAQGLLSEKVKKGYKFAKMDIRKFNDLFHDKETFDRIETLKSPNKPLIESAFEYVMKQEPLKSILVSTTKVKNLEENIRLIKKLSNR; encoded by the coding sequence ATGAAATATAATAAGATTAAAAATATAGATAAAGAAATATCTCTTTTGGGTTTTGGTTGTTGGGCTCTATCCAAACACGGATGGAAAGATGTTAACCAAGAGGAAGCTATTAAAACTCTGGAAAAGAGTATCGAACTAGGTATTAACTTTTTCGATACTGCACCAATCTATGGATTTGGGAAATCAGAGGAGATCCTAGGAGATGTTACAAAGAGTATTCGTAAAGATTTAGTTATAGCCAGTAAATTTGGTCTTAGATGGAATGAATGGGGACATGTCACTCATGATATATCCAGAGATTCAATTTTGTTTGAAATAGAAGCTACTCTAAAGCGTTTAAAGACCGACTATCTCGATCTCTACCAAGTTCACCACTTAGACAAGAAAACATCGTTAGAGACCGTATTTGAGACTCTCAACGAATTGAAAGAACAAAATATAATAAAAGGTGTAGGTGTATCTAATTTTAAACTGGAGGATCTGAAGCAGGCTTCCAATATATGCGATATCAGTAGCATTCAAAATCAGTATAATATGTTACAAACTAATGATGAAAAGGATATTCTTCCTTTTTGTCAGAATAATGATATTGGATACATCTCTTACAGTACTCTAGCTCAAGGATTACTGTCAGAAAAAGTGAAAAAAGGATATAAATTTGCCAAGATGGATATTAGAAAATTCAATGATTTATTTCATGACAAGGAAACCTTTGATAGAATTGAAACCTTGAAATCTCCTAATAAACCTCTTATAGAGAGTGCTTTTGAGTATGTTATGAAACAAGAACCTCTAAAATCTATCCTAGTCAGCACTACAAAGGTTAAAAATTTAGAGGAAAATATAAGACTAATAAAAAAATTAAGCAATAGATAA